The Lewinellaceae bacterium genome has a segment encoding these proteins:
- a CDS encoding cysteine--tRNA ligase, with protein MENELRVYNSLHRKKEIFKPIHEGHIGMYVCGPTVYSDVHLGNCRTFVSFDIIFRYLKFLGYKVRYVRNITDVGHLENDADTGEDKIAKRARLEQLEPMEVVQKYTNGFHDVMRMFNTLEPSIEPRATGHILEQIEMVQEILDNGYAYESNGSVYFDTLKYAEEKGVYGELSGRKIEDLMAESRDDLKNQDEKKHSSDFAIWMKASPEHILRWNSPWSVGFPGWHLECSVMSTKYLGETFDIHGGGNDLKFPHHENEIAQNTASCGHTPCNYWLHTNMLLMNGRKMSKSDGNTISPWELFSGESPHVTKGYSPMVVRFFMLQTHYSSTLDLTDEALQAAEKGYRRLMEAYKSLSNLQPDATAAAGKTDQELNELMDLAMADMNDDFNTPKALARLFELSSRINSLKDGHLPLSEVAAETLQRLKAFLHGFVFEIFGLRDETGASGEDNSILDGLMDFVIEMRMDARNNKDWATSDKIRDKMKELKIQLKDGKDGTSWTVGE; from the coding sequence ATGGAAAACGAATTAAGAGTTTACAACAGTCTGCACCGAAAAAAGGAAATTTTCAAACCCATTCATGAAGGACACATTGGTATGTACGTGTGCGGTCCTACAGTTTACAGTGATGTGCATCTTGGAAATTGCCGGACTTTTGTAAGCTTCGATATAATTTTCAGGTACCTGAAGTTTTTGGGTTATAAAGTACGTTATGTACGCAACATCACCGATGTAGGGCACCTGGAAAATGATGCAGATACCGGAGAAGATAAAATTGCCAAAAGAGCCCGGCTGGAGCAGCTGGAACCCATGGAAGTGGTGCAAAAATACACCAATGGTTTTCACGATGTCATGCGCATGTTCAATACGCTGGAACCCAGCATAGAACCACGGGCCACCGGTCATATTCTGGAACAGATAGAAATGGTTCAGGAGATACTGGACAATGGTTACGCTTACGAAAGCAACGGCTCCGTTTATTTTGATACCCTCAAATATGCGGAGGAAAAAGGCGTTTACGGGGAATTGTCAGGCCGGAAAATTGAAGATCTCATGGCTGAATCGCGTGATGATCTCAAAAATCAGGACGAGAAAAAACATTCGTCGGATTTTGCGATATGGATGAAAGCTTCCCCCGAGCATATTTTGCGATGGAACTCCCCGTGGTCGGTCGGGTTCCCCGGTTGGCACCTGGAATGTTCCGTGATGAGTACAAAATACCTGGGAGAGACTTTTGATATTCACGGGGGCGGAAATGACTTGAAATTTCCGCACCATGAAAATGAAATTGCTCAGAATACCGCTTCCTGCGGACATACGCCCTGTAATTACTGGCTGCATACCAATATGCTGTTGATGAATGGCAGGAAAATGTCAAAAAGCGATGGCAATACCATTTCCCCCTGGGAATTGTTTTCCGGAGAAAGCCCCCATGTAACCAAAGGGTACAGCCCGATGGTGGTGCGCTTCTTTATGTTGCAGACCCACTACAGCAGCACCCTCGATCTTACGGATGAAGCACTTCAGGCTGCCGAAAAAGGTTATCGCCGACTGATGGAAGCCTATAAATCATTGAGCAACCTGCAGCCTGATGCCACCGCTGCCGCCGGTAAAACGGATCAGGAACTCAACGAATTGATGGATCTGGCGATGGCGGATATGAACGATGATTTTAATACCCCCAAAGCCCTGGCTCGTTTGTTTGAACTGTCCAGCAGGATCAATAGCCTTAAAGACGGTCATTTGCCTTTGAGTGAAGTCGCTGCAGAAACTTTGCAGCGTTTGAAAGCCTTCCTCCATGGTTTTGTCTTTGAGATTTTTGGACTGCGGGATGAAACCGGTGCTTCCGGGGAAGACAACAGCATCCTGGACGGACTCATGGATTTTGTCATCGAGATGAGGATGGATGCCCGTAATAATAAAGACTGGGCGACTTCCGATAAAATCAGGGATAAAATGAAAGAGCTGAAAATTCAACTCAAAGACGGTAAAGACGGCACTAGCTGGACGGTGGGAGAGTAG